The following coding sequences are from one Virgibacillus necropolis window:
- a CDS encoding helix-turn-helix domain-containing protein has product MIGKNIQGLRKKKGLTLSELAIRATISKSYLSNIERNINTNPSVQIMEKIAAVLDVDLRTLIESNSENQAFPEGEWLDFVNDLKESGVEKEQLQEFKTVIEFAKWQKNNLEGK; this is encoded by the coding sequence ATGATAGGAAAAAACATACAAGGATTAAGGAAAAAAAAAGGGCTGACTTTATCTGAGCTCGCCATACGTGCAACTATATCTAAATCCTATTTAAGCAATATTGAACGTAATATCAATACGAACCCATCTGTACAAATCATGGAAAAAATAGCAGCTGTTCTTGATGTTGATCTCAGAACTTTGATAGAATCAAATTCCGAAAATCAGGCCTTTCCAGAAGGTGAATGGCTTGATTTTGTAAACGATCTAAAAGAATCCGGTGTGGAGAAAGAGCAACTTCAGGAATTTAAAACAGTGATTGAGTTTGCTAAATGGCAGAAAAATAATTTAGAAGGAAAGTGA